The segment TTTGTGTCCCATAGCACATCGCCGTCAATGTAGAAATTGTTTAGCGTTGTTGCAATCTGCGTGTATGAAGCGCAGTTGCCCGTAATGCATTTTGAAATGATGTATTGGCTGACAGTGCATGATGCGTAAAAGTTCAGCTGCACTCCAAGTTCGCCTTTGGGATATGTTGTTGTTGCATTAGGCGGCTGCTTATATGTTACATCATTGCATGCTCCTGTTGGCGGAGGCGGTGGCGGAGTAGTGGCGCATACATCTGTGCACGTTCTTCCGTTATAGGCTGTGAATGTTGAGGTTGATGTTGTTGGGCATTCTGATTCTATCACATAGCTTGTTCCGCCAGGGCAGCAACATCCCACGTTTGTGCATTTTGATATCGCAGAACAACCTTGTGTGCCGCTGTAATAATTGGCATTGCAGTTTGCATAATCTTGCGGGCCATAGCCAGTTGCAGCAGAATAATAATCAGAGTATGATGCTTCCGGTGTCGGGCAGCAGTTTGCTAATGCTGAGTCTGTGCAGATCCTTGACCCCGCATTTGGATTGTAGCAGCATTGCTGCGCCTGTGGAAATGTGAATGTAGCCAGTAATGTGATGAATGCTGCTGCGAAAATTACGAACACCGCTAGTTTTATTTTTTTATTTTTCATTTTTATGATATCGGGGTCTTTACTTCTTGATAATCTGACAGTTCGCCATCTGTTGCATTAACAATTATTTTTAGGCCATTTATTTTGTCATCATTGGTTATATTGTAAGGGAACGTCAAGGTTGCGTGTAAATTATTTTTATTATAAACAAAATCAACTGCATCTTCATCCGGGTCATCTGCAACGGGCTTAAATAACAACACATCATTTATTTTGATTTCATTGCTTGTATTTGTGATTAAATCGCCCGCATTAAATGATCCCGCAGGATTGCTAATTTTTTGCAATGCAGGCATTCTGTTTTTCCTTGCAAACCTCATAATATAAGGCTCATTCCATATTTTTGACTGTGTATCCATGATATTTATCAGGTCATCTTTGTTGTAATACTCTGCTGTGACAATAACCTGCATTTCGCTGCTGCTCAATGTTCTTGGGTCAAAGCCAATATCTGTCACATCCTTGTTTATTATGTTTTTAACAAAGTCATATATTGTTTTAAGCCTTACTTTCTGATTTGAATTGAATTTGCTGATCTTTACTTTCTGGCCCGCTGCTGTTTTTGTTATTTCTAATGGAAATACAAGATTAACTGAAACATCTTTTTTTCCGATAATAGTTGATGTATTCGGCGCTTCTGCAATAACGCTGAATCCCTGCGGCTGAAAAACGCTGAAATCTGTGCAGTTTCGGATATGGTCATTCACATATGACTCAAGCTGCCTTTGCAATGAATGAGAGCCTTGGCTCTTATACAGTGGCGGGAATCTGTCTTCCCCATAAACTCTGAATAATGGCGGGTTGTTCGGGTAATCCTGCCATGGATAAGCTGGCAGCTCAGCTGATAAAGAAAGTATTGAGATGCTTAACGGCATTATTGCATAAGGCACAATATAACTGCCGTCTTTCAAATAAAATTTGCCTAATTCCGAAGCATCATATTCTTTTATTGTTCCTCCCTGTGATTTGAAAATCACGCCTCCCTGCTTTCCCAATAATTGCAAAGCATCTGCTGAGACTTTATCAAGGCAGAATGTTACATAATTCTGTATCGGCTTTATTTCCTGCAGCTGCTCTTCTGTCAATTCTGTTTCCCCTCCGGATTCTTTTTTTGCAGCATAGCTTATAACATAAAAAACCAACCCGAAGATGATTAAGATGACTATTCCGATTATCATGAAAACCGTTATCTGCGATTTTTTGCTTTTAATGTTATTTAGTCTCATTTTTATTTTTTATATTTTCAATGATTTCATCAACCAAATGCTCTGGCCAGCCTAGTTTTATAAGGCCTTTTTCAATGTGCTCTGCAGTATAGCCTTTTCTGATTGCATCTTCTATGTAATTTTTCAGCTCTTCGTTTTTACCGAGCTGCTTTTTCTCTTCCAGCTTTTTGAAAAACTTGTTTCTCATTCTTTCAATGAAAAATATGATCAATGCTATCGCCATTATTACAGCGGCTATTATGATCGAATAAAGGCCTATTCCTGCAAATTGCTTTTCTTTTGAAGGGCAGTCTTGAGGGCATGATAATGGACTTTCATCCTGTCCGCATATGTTGTTGCCGCACTTCTTTGCATACCTGCCAACATCAATATCAAGCGCCCTTATGCCGGTTTGATCAAATATTTCAATTCTCTTTCCATTCTCAAAGTATGGTGTTCTAACAGTTGTTTTATTGCCGAACATTGAAAACTTGAATGAATCCAGTATTTGGTTGTCAAAAGATGTTATTTCCAGCCTATAGCCATTTTCAGGCTCTACCCTTGCAGGAGCCTTGCCGCCTATTACATAGACGTGATCCAGAACAAGCGCATTGCCTTTCAGCTCAAGCGATATTTCATAATGCTTGACTTGGCTCTGAGGCATTGCAGCTTGGACTAGGAATGTGTTTAATAGAAAAAATACAAAAACCGAGTAAAGTGTTTTATTTCTGGTCATTTTTTTATTTCATGGTTTGTTTTGCAAATATTATTAATGCATGAGCAATTATTTACAATAAACAATTGCTCTTCTTTCAAAGGTCCAGCCATTAATGTCAGGACAACACCCGCAATTTCCACTATAGCGCCAAACAGTGTATAGATTAGCAGGGTCATCCTTGGCTAGCCCATCTGGGCTAGGAGAACCATAATACCACGTGTCATCATCACAAAACCTAGGTCCTACGTAATACCAGTCCTTATAAAAATACCCGCCACGGCCTCCACCTAAGTGCGTATAATGGGCTACTGCATCTACTGCGCCATCATAAGTTCTTCCAACCACGTCACATAATCTTGCATAATTGCCATTAATTATCACATCCGCCTCCCATTCAACTGATGTTGGTAGAGTGCCTGAGAAAAAAAGCGGTATTCGGCCGCCTCCCAGCTCTTTAGCATCTATCGCCTTTTGTAATGTTTTCTGCATGCCGCTGATATTAACCATCACTTCCCCTGAGCTGTGTCCGAATGTTTCCGGTGATTCTGTATTAAACGCTATGACTAGCCCAAGGCCAACTACAGCCAAAACAAAAGCCATTAAAATATACAAATGTTTCTTTGCTATGTTCAGTTTTATTTCCATTTTAGCTCACCCTTTTTAGTTTTTAGTTTATCTTATGTTTATTCATTATTTTAATTTTGATTTAATTTCTTGCTCACTTGGAAGCTTGATTTTATATTCGGCAACAAAAATTTCCTTTTTTAAACCACCCAATGCATAATGCACTGTTTCATCATCTTTAGTTTTGCAGATTATTAAGCCAATCGGCAAACGCTGGCCATTCTTCAATTTATTCTCCTTATACCAGTTAAGATAAGAGTACATCTGGCTCACATGAGAATGCTTAAACTCCTCAGTTTTTATTTCTACCAAAATATAGCACAATAATCCGGCATGGAACAACTCTAAATCAATTTTATCATAATTGCCTGCGATCAGTATTGGAACCTCTCTTCTGCCAATAAAGAAATCTGAGCCTAGTTCTTGGAGTAATTTTTCAAATTTATTCAATAGGGCATCTTTAAACTCCGTTTCTTTAGAATTTTCATCTAAGCTTAAAAAATTAAAATGATAGACCTCTTTGAAAATTTGTTCGGGTTCAATGGTTTTTAGAGGAAGCCTCTTTTTAATGGCTAATGTGCCTTTTTGGGAGGCCTTTTGGTATAGCTTCTTTTTGATTTCCTGATGAACAATTCTGACACTCCAGCCATTTTGAATTATTTGTTGCCCATAAAAATCTCTTTCCTCTTTTTTTGCAAGCTTAATTAATTCAACAATGTGGGACCAGCTTAATTGTGCAGACACTGTCTGCACAATTGGATATGTTCTGTAGAATTGGACTATCTCAAACATTAATCTCCTAGAAAAGCCTAAATCGTGCGCTAAGTTATCTAAGAGGTATTGCCCATAATCTGCCCTTTCTTTATGCTGCAATTCTTCCCTTACTATTCTCTCTCCTATCTGCCAGTATGTTTGCACCCTTACATTATCTACTGCCTTATAGGCCTGTGCTTTGGCCTTGTCAAGCAAAAATCGTATATCTTTAAGTACCTGATCATATTCTTCAATTTTTGATAAATCGGTTTTTTTCATGTTTTATTTATTGCTTGGTTTCGCTTAATTGCTCATTTGTCCTTAAACAAGCTACATCTATGAAATTAAATGTCTGGTTTCCAGCAAACAAGCTTACGGGCTGGCAGTTTCTGGATTGCTGAATTATTGAAATAATGCTGTTCTGCAACCCTATATTATAGCCGCTTTGCTGTGCAGCAAAAATCTGTCTGTTATACCACGAATTCCATAACAATCCTGCAATTATAACTATTAAGATTGCTATAATGATGTAAAGGATTTTTGTTTTTTCCATCTTTTTCGCCCCTTTGGTTTCAATTTTGTTTTTCATTTTATTTGCAGCATATCTTCAGGCTGTAATAATCGCATTTTGCAACATGAGTGTTGTAAACAGGCGATGCTGTTGCCTGCGCTAAGGAGGCGATGCATGTCTCGTCAGCGTTGCATGCGCCGTCCCTATTCGCGCATTGTGTTGTGCTTGGCGAAACGCAGATATTTGTTGAATATCCTGCTATTGTTGTTGAAGGCTCTGCTGCATGCGCATTTGAAGCTGCATTAAGCTTCAATATGGTTGTTCCGCAGCTGTTGCTTGTGAACTTGCTGCTTGGGCAGCAGACTTTGTATGCTGCATCGCATGACTGCGATGCATGTGAATTAGTTTCTGCATTCATTGAAAATATGCAAGTCTGCTCTGCTGTGCATGATGCTGAAACTGCGCATTCTGCTGCACCTTCTTCTATTGAAAAGGGAGTAGATGCTGTATCTGTCAAAACAGGCGTGTTTGAAGTTGCTGTTATTTCTGCTGTATGATCGCCTGAAGGTGCATTTGCCGAATCCCACTCCGTCATATATTCGTTTCTGCCTTGGCTTGTAAGCACAAGGTCATCTGCCAATCCTGGGCTGTGTATGTCTGCAGCCACGTTCACGCCGGATTGTGTATTATCAACAACTGTTGCTGTAATTTCGAACATTGTTCCTGATGATGATGTGATTGGAGTAATGCTGATATCTGAAATTTCAAGCTGGTTATTTGAAGGAGTTATTGTGATTATAACTTTATCTGGCTGGCTGTGAAGCTCGCCATCATAGACTGTTAATTGAAACTCATAAGTTCCTTGTTGCGTTGCTGTGAATGATGGCTTTTGAGCAGTTGTTGATGATAAGGTTACAGATGTGCCTGAGATTTGCGCCCAACCATAAGTTAGTTGAGCTCCTTCTGGATCAGAACTGCCAGAGCCATCTAATTGTGTTATTGTGCTAACAGCAGATGTTCTATCTAGCCCGGCATTTGCTATTGGAGGGGCATTTGCTGTAGAAACTACTACTGTAACAACATCTATCGCGGTTTTTCCACTACTATCAGTTATAGTCAAAACTGAGTTGTAAGTTCCTGCTGAAGCATATATGTGAGTTGGATTTTGCTCATTGCTCTTTGTTCCATCGCCAAAGTCCCAGGAATAAGAAGCCACTGGGTTCGCCGATATTGCAAATCCCTTGAAGTCAACTGTGAATGGCTCTTGTCCATTAACTGTTTTTGTCGGGATTGTTATTTTGATTAAAAGCAGCAGCATGATTACTGCAAAAACAATTTTCAGGCTGTTTATTATCTTTTTATTTTCCATTTCAACCAGTATCCGCTATTGCGTATAGCATGTCAATTGATCCGCCTGTTCCGGCAATCCTTAATTTTGAAGTGAAGTCCCGCCATAGGTTGAATACTGCATCAGTTACTTTGTCTGCAAATGGCTTTGCTGCAATGTAAAATTTGTTATTATCTTTATAGCATATGTACTTATTTGTTTTGTTAACATAATCATCGCATATATTTGTGCCAAATCCGGTGTAATTTATCACAAGGTATTTTGTTGAAACTCCGGTAGCATCGAGGATGTTTTCTTCTATTAATGCGAAAATTGACTTGTCAGTTGTTTTTAGCATATACAAATGGCTGAAATCTTTTGTTTGGTTGATAAATGAGTAGTCAAATGATACCAGATTGCCTCCAAAGTCAAATGACGGCAATATAATGCTATTAATGAGTTGATGCAGCGCCAGTATTGGGTTTCCTAATAAGATAAGCGATAATGTTTTAAGATATGCCTGAGTAAGTGTTGTCGGCATTGAAAACGCCGCATTGCTGTAAATTAATGTTTTTGATGCATTATTGTACCATATTTTATTGCTGGCGTCGCATGAATGGAATTGGCCGTCATTTGTGGCTGTACAGCCTGATAAACTCAGCACATCAAGGAATTTATAATTTGGAGCATTCAGTTCCTGATTCACTGTTAAGCCAAATAATATGTTATTGTTGTAATTCAAAATACAAACCTGATTTGCGCATGGCTGGTTTACCTGGCTGCCAAAAGTGCATTTATTTGAAATATAATCCTGCGCATTCTTTGTTCCAGATATTATGTAATTGTAATAATTCAGGACATTTGCGTAATTATCGCAGAATAAAGCATATTCGGAGCTTCCCGCTAAATTAATCATTGTTAATGCCAGCTGCTTTGTTCTTGTTGTCCAGTTTCCATTTTCGCAGTAATGATCCAAGACATATTGTGTATTGTTTATGCACTGCGGCTGTGTGGATGTGAAATAAGCGTCTGGGTTGTTGTTGCTTGCATAACTCCCAGATGGGTTTACAAGGCATTGCTGCTTCTCGGGGCAGTATCCTGCTTCATTGTTCCATGTCTTTTTCTGATAATCATCCTTCCATTCTCCGCTTAAGCATCGTTTGTTTTCATATGCCTGAGCAAGAGGATTTCCTGCTTGGTCATCAACACATGATGTTCCGTTCCAGCACTGTGAATCCTGGCAGCAACCTGCTGAACTGTATGATGTTGCAAGCGCGGATAGTCCTGAAGGCGATGCTGAAGTGTGATTTTTCATTTGGCCATTATTGTCCAGCCATTCGCTTGAGTAATCGCAGTAAAATCTTCCCCTGTTTGTGCAGTAACCGTCATTAATTATTAAGTTGCCGGTATGCTGCGTATCTTGCTTTGTTTGCAAACCAGCAGGAATATTGCAGCCATAGAACTGGCCGTTGAGTGTCATTATGTTCTCGCCGCCTTTTAGAGAGACATCATCAAAGTATGCTGTCTGGCCTGATGCTGCTGAAAGGAATAGCTTAATGTAATAGGTTTGTTGTGTCGGTGTATAGGTTGAATTGTACAACGCCCATCCTGTGGCTTGCGTGACAGAATTTTGCAGAGCATCGCTTACAAAATTTTTAGAGGCATCATATTGCTTTATTTTTGCGTTTATATTGCCGCTGTAGTAATATATCGATCTATATTCCACGTCTCCACTTACAGGTATGAAGTCGCTTTCTATTGATGCCCCGCTTATTAGTTTGGCTGCTGTTGAGCGAGTTGCGCCGCCATTGAAGGCTTCGATTTCTCCTGTTCTTAACCAATATTTCAGGTTATCAGCATCTACCCACTCTGTGAGGCCGCTGTTTTTAAACAACTCGTTTGAGGACAGAATCGTATTGTTTGTTATCTCTCTTTCATCCCAGCAATTTGTGTTCGGGTTAGGATTCATCACATCGTTATAATCTTCATGGGGATCTTCTCCGCAGCATAAGCTTCCCGTGTAGCTGAATCCTGCTGATTCGCAGCTTCCAGAAGAGTCATCAAGATTATTTGACCATATTTTTTTATCTCCTGTATCTATGCAATAATAAGTTGTTTGATCTATCCTTACAGAATCTCCTGTTTTGTTTCTTACTCCTTCAGAAGTGCCTCTGCAGATTGGTGCTCCGGTTCCATCAGAGTATGCTTGATCATTTCCTTTGCATTCATAAATGTTATAAGCGCCAGAAGCATTGTTAGAGCATATAAACCCATGCGACTGTGTGGTTGTAGATGGTGTTTTGGATACATCAATGTTAGTAAACCCAGGGCAAGCTGTCCAAACTCCATCTTTTGAAACATACATTGTATTTGAAACGTTAATAACATCGCCCCTGCAGTCATCTGCCTTGAGCCATTGCCATGTGCTGTTTGCGCATATTATGCTGTTGTCTGATGTTCTATAACCCATATCGCCAGAATCATCGCCGCAGCATGCTGATGCTGTGCTGGACCAAGCTCTGAGTGATGGGTTAGCAGCTTCTCCGCCAATTGGACAATTTAAACAAGAGCCTTCATTCAAATCGGGATTGTCTGTTGCATCATCGCCGCAGCATTGATTTTTTGTTGTGTCCCAATAAAAGCCCTGAGATGCGCAACTGGCTGAGCAATTACCCGCCTCTTGCGGGCATTCTGACCAATCACTCCATGTATAGTTTCCTAGGCAATTTCTAGTTTGATTCCCGCAGGAAGTTGATGGGCATGCTTTGGTATCTATTACATCTGGCGTGGTGCACCCTATATTAGCGCACGTTATTCTACATGCCTCTTCGCCATAATTTGCAGCTGGACCTTCAAAAGGATGACAACCATTGGGGTCTATTTCATCGCAGCCATGATTTGATCCAGAACCAATATCTTCACAGGATAACCTTGTATCGTCTGCATCATTGCAAAATACATCAGAGCCAGAATCTATCGTGTAAGTCACGTACTCCGCAGAAACAAACTTATTAATGATTAATAAAAACATTACGATTATCACCACCCTTATTATTGTTTTATTTTTCATTTCATTGGTCCACTAATAATTAAAATTTTTCAACAAACACGCGTCTCCTTTTTTAATCAAAAAAATATCAGCACGATCAATCAAGTTGTCTGGCTTTGCTTCTTTTCTGACTGCATTTTCATAATTCTTGCCTAATTTTGTAAAATCGACTGCCCCATTGCAATACATGTTGATTTTTGCATTAAATTCATCTTTGGCAATAACAGTTACATTGATTATTCTAAAACTTATGTTGCCTTCGCAAACCGTTCTTAAAATGCCGAATGCTAACTCTTTAAAATCTTTGATCTTATTAGAATCATCGGGGTTAAAATAGATCTCTCTGAAGCCATCATCGCTCCAAACATCGGCAATATTCTCCAATTTGTTTATGCAGTCTGAAAAATCCTTTTCATCAGCCATAATTGAGCTTTCGGGTTTTTTTTGTATGTTTTGGCTGCTGATTATTAAAATAATGGCAAGCAGGATTGTTGTCACAGCAATCGCGCCTACGAAAGGGATTTTTTTAATGTTTGAAGGTCTTCCTGCTATTTTACCAGATCCTGTTTTATTTAGTGCTTCTTTAACATCTTCCATCTTGTACCCTGTTTTCAATAAAGCAGTTTTAATTTGGTCCAAAGAGAATCCTCTGGTCAGCTGCTTTTTTATGTAATTCGCAAGTTTGTCATCAGCCATTTTATACTTTTTTGCCCTTTTCCTCTTTCTTCAGCTTTTCTTCTATTGCTTCATGGATGAATTGGATAAGCGTCTTGTTCTGTAGAACAGAGTTTAGCTTGGCCTTTTTGTGCAGCTCGCCATCAATCTCTATATTTATCCTTGTCATTTGAAATAACTTATTTAACTTAGTTTACTTATTTTAAATAATTAAGTTACTGATAAACGATAATCTGGAAGTTCTTGTATTTAAATATTGCGGAAATCAACTGAGAAGTTCAAAAAAAGACTTTAAATCGTGCCATCCCCTCATCTCGTAAGGAGATGCAGCAAAAGAAGCAATCATTGTGCTGACCTTGTACTTCCTGCACAGCTCAATGTTCTGCATCATCCTTCCAATAATCTGCGCCCTAAGCATTCCTTCTGACCTGAGGATTGAAGTAAATGAAAACCCTATTGTCTTGCCTTTTTCTTTCGCTATTGCGCACAATATGTGGTTTAAGCCTGAATCCCTGTGGTGAATGAAATCCCTTCTGCCAGTCTCTTCAAATGCGAACACAATGTCTGCTTTTGTTTTTTCAAGAACATATCTGTTGTCCTCTGCTGCCTTGACTAAGATCGTTGCGCCATCTTCTTTTTTTACTCTTTTGGAATGCTGTATCAGCGCAATATTCAGCTTTATTTTTGTATTTTTCTGTAATTCTTCTAAATTAGCAGCATCTTTTTGATTTTTATAAGTAAAATACAGCTCATCATAATCCAGCTTTTCAGCTATCTCGATAAATTCTTTTTCATTGTTTGATGGAAAAACAAAATCGATTTTCATTTTTATTCCTTGATTTTTGACAGCAAATTGCACGTCTGGCATATTGTTCCCTTAGCAGGTTCTCCGCAATTATTGCAGTAATTTATTGCTTTATTTATTTTATTGTTTTTTGTATTTTTAATGTCTCTTAAAAAATATAAAACAATGTTTTCCTTTATTTTCGGATTTTTTTCTTCAGATTCATTCAACAAGCCCCTTATAAAATTACGATAAGCATCATGGCAGCATGGGCATTTCCCGTAATCGACATCAAAGTCCAGTATTTTTGAATATTTAACTATATCTTTTTCTGCTGTTAAGTAGAGTGGTTTAATCCTGGGGATGAACTTTTTATCCTTAACAACGCCTGAAATCGGACCAAGCCTTGAATTTAGATCTAATCTATTCCTCAAAAAATTCATCAAGATCGCCTGGGCTTCATCATCCAGATTATGGCCTGTAACTATCTTGTCAGCTTTCAATTTTCTTGCATATTTATTGATCAGGTAGCGCCTTAGAACACCGCAGATTGTGCAAGATTTGAGATCAAGTCCTTTTGAATTTAAAACTGATCTTATGTAGCACAGAGAATAGCCGAATTTCTCCCTGAAGGATATGACATGCAGCTCGATATTTATCTTTTTGCAGAAGCCCCTTATTTTCTCCAGGTTCTGCTTCGTATATTTTCCGATCAATACATCTACGGTTATCGCTTCAACATTATAGCCCAGTTTTTTTAGCAAATAAAGGATGGCTGTTGAATCCTTGCCTCCGGATACTGCTACAAAGATCTCCTCTTTTTTATTCAGCAGATTGAATTTTTTTATTGTTTTTTTTATTTTATTCTCAAAATTTTTAATAAAGTTTTTTTCTTTATTGTTTTTCATATTGTGAGTTAAAAATGCATTTTTCTTTATAAAAGTATTTAAAAAATGAAATATGAACTGCAAAACAATAAAACTTAAATAATAGCTCAACTTTTATCTGCTTATGGGCCATATTTTGCATATTTCGATGAGATGGGTTCTTAATAGATGTGGCTCTTTTATGTATACAGCCACTACAACAGGTTGTTAAGAGCCCGATTAAATCCGGGTTCTTGCAGCTTTTTTTGGGCGTTAAAA is part of the Candidatus Woesearchaeota archaeon genome and harbors:
- a CDS encoding PKD domain-containing protein codes for the protein MENKKIINSLKIVFAVIMLLLLIKITIPTKTVNGQEPFTVDFKGFAISANPVASYSWDFGDGTKSNEQNPTHIYASAGTYNSVLTITDSSGKTAIDVVTVVVSTANAPPIANAGLDRTSAVSTITQLDGSGSSDPEGAQLTYGWAQISGTSVTLSSTTAQKPSFTATQQGTYEFQLTVYDGELHSQPDKVIITITPSNNQLEISDISITPITSSSGTMFEITATVVDNTQSGVNVAADIHSPGLADDLVLTSQGRNEYMTEWDSANAPSGDHTAEITATSNTPVLTDTASTPFSIEEGAAECAVSASCTAEQTCIFSMNAETNSHASQSCDAAYKVCCPSSKFTSNSCGTTILKLNAASNAHAAEPSTTIAGYSTNICVSPSTTQCANRDGACNADETCIASLAQATASPVYNTHVAKCDYYSLKICCK
- a CDS encoding TIGR00269 family protein, producing the protein MKNNKEKNFIKNFENKIKKTIKKFNLLNKKEEIFVAVSGGKDSTAILYLLKKLGYNVEAITVDVLIGKYTKQNLEKIRGFCKKINIELHVISFREKFGYSLCYIRSVLNSKGLDLKSCTICGVLRRYLINKYARKLKADKIVTGHNLDDEAQAILMNFLRNRLDLNSRLGPISGVVKDKKFIPRIKPLYLTAEKDIVKYSKILDFDVDYGKCPCCHDAYRNFIRGLLNESEEKNPKIKENIVLYFLRDIKNTKNNKINKAINYCNNCGEPAKGTICQTCNLLSKIKE
- a CDS encoding DUF1016 domain-containing protein, whose protein sequence is MKKTDLSKIEEYDQVLKDIRFLLDKAKAQAYKAVDNVRVQTYWQIGERIVREELQHKERADYGQYLLDNLAHDLGFSRRLMFEIVQFYRTYPIVQTVSAQLSWSHIVELIKLAKKEERDFYGQQIIQNGWSVRIVHQEIKKKLYQKASQKGTLAIKKRLPLKTIEPEQIFKEVYHFNFLSLDENSKETEFKDALLNKFEKLLQELGSDFFIGRREVPILIAGNYDKIDLELFHAGLLCYILVEIKTEEFKHSHVSQMYSYLNWYKENKLKNGQRLPIGLIICKTKDDETVHYALGGLKKEIFVAEYKIKLPSEQEIKSKLK